The following proteins are encoded in a genomic region of Bicyclus anynana chromosome 12, ilBicAnyn1.1, whole genome shotgun sequence:
- the LOC112042860 gene encoding zinc finger SWIM domain-containing protein 8 homolog, with product TQRISSSNSLINSDKVAGAANNNGKGGRPSAPVDVGSPLLDWEEGDHFSFEDSERFEEDSLCSWSSEPESLCNNWRGWRRPNLQNVFGSRLTKKSIQEKSVSSLSELAAKCVASHIPFELVEHVYPPVPEQLQLQIAFWSFPDSEDDIRLYSCLANGSADEFQRGEHLFRDRAVKDVLQIGFHLSASVTLSMTRSQFNVAVTFDRQKISSCNCTCSSSAHWCSHIVAVCLYRIHLPTQVCLRAPVSESLQRLRRDQLQKFAQYLISELPRQVLPTAQRILDELLSAQPNQINTTCGAPDPTAGASAYEFTSWFLDEKTLHNNINKILVKFCVPTPIVFSDVNYLSTSAPPAASEWSSLLRPLRGREPEGMWNLLSIVREMFKRSDRNAIPLLEIITEEVMACEQIIVWWYSTKASLVAWGGGGKHGAAGNSAAQHACSSLCDEVVVLWRLASLNPGLAPHERDTLHEQFAQWHIKVLDKVAKNRANHNINTSTSSHPRHSRAHSHPPYINGISENEVFPGFNPAMEACFLEWDDYQIPGVTYTKDLNPMYHSPFTIFRHADKDSVHQVNSSKAVLNNEMSLSYRLTNPDPSHQGHRTLVHRPNRITVDIAMPGPSSQPCGSGERTNEVRDTGPSDGNHSSVSSEGFCENEEEILQQSGGDTDSQESSSTGASSEDAARRVSHDDSVSDDECNLYYYDAAAARRVAVENTASEHLNPSASGSNSRNTVEELGWGCGWEVSFARAEGLHAHGHAREACALGARLAADLLASPPALGAGGGTGGGVGSILSAAAEARRARRRHTPSLRLCAASHRLSCLASATLAKCAFLCTVLAEFNEHHELAFRVGLYALEMARPPASTKALEVKLNNQETELVSLLKKLPTGPEQLVLAREKAEQLRDGTLRNRGPALLPIALASFLFDVLVLSSADKENKHPTRVPPDEMLGFEAAVAALGLKANVSEADHPLLCEGTRRQRGELALNLLSFYKDDPVKLARIMNKLLDRDIHQLTKGPMVSMYYTNNARLAAAYRTEPPAYSHQVHAIHTQHSAPVVPPPVSVCPLVGEMDRMTVSESGPSPPAMPHSSHQTLQTHQTHQTHQTHQTHQTHQTHQTHPTHQTHQTHQTHQPHQTHQTHQTHQTHQTHQTHTNTHQTHNTHLPRLKDSRYKGKRLYPSVPNQPSEALAHFMFELAKSVLFKAGGSSSTSLFTQTSCAREHHGPHRGLHMAAFQLGVYALGLHNCVSANWLSRTYSSHVSWITGQAMDIGAPAILFLIDAWEGHLTPPEAAGIADKASSGCDVHMVRAAAELALSVLPHAHALNYNEIQRAVLQCKEQSDAMLERACLTVEAAAKGGGVYPEVLYTVARYWHELYLRQATEEGEALPDEPAYRALPPVAVSLPYPIPYPFFPYPPPAIYQLQVTQPAHFGGAATAHPGAQFALPPYFVRGIVTPTHPHAPLPHPTIAVNHPSPIPPPMPATIPTATVSTVGVSGVNAVGVNPVTVGAVGAVSGAVGTNVGLPALPPAQLRRLLAAYRVGMLALETQARRVHDDRPQNKFGRNPPYGEHVKWLLRISKRLGAQYLHQFCVCAVNSVVSPFVLYELCVESAHWLARGGPHHLVMQHLRGTLAPLVHKCQQMYIQCIHQKLYHLTTVEYEEFVGIVLSARTAFQLTPEGNTQFKEWLASLRRSKSCKKDLWTQLNAALQTNGK from the exons ACTCAGCGAATTAGTTCTTCAAATTCGCTTATTAATAGCGATAAAGTGGCGGGGGCAGCAAATAATAATGGGAAAGGGGGAAGACCATCCGCCCCAGTCGACGTGGGGTCTCCTTTACTTGACTGGGAAGAAGGAGATCATTTTAGTTTCGAAGATTCGGAACGTTTTGAAGAAGATTCTTTGTGTAGCTGGAGTTCGGAACCGGAGAGTCTGTGCAACAACTGGCGAGGATGGAGGAGACCAAATCTCCAAAACGTATTTGGATCgcgtttaacaaaaaaatcaattcaag aaaaatcagTATCAAGCTTGAGCGAATTGGCGGCAAAATGTGTGGCTAGTCACATTCCCTTTGAGCTGGTGGAACATGTATATCCACCTGTGCCAGAACAGCTGCAGTTACAAATAGCCTTCTGGAGCTTTCCAGACAGTGAGGATGACATCAGGCTGTACTCCTGCCTTGCAAATGGCTCGGCTGATGAGTTTCAAAGAGGAGAACACCTGTTTAGAGACAGAGCTGTTAAAGATGTCCTGCAGATTG gTTTTCACTTATCTGCCAGTGTCACACTCAGTATGACTCGATCTCAGTTCAACGTAGCAGTAACATTCGACAGACAGAAGATCTCATCATGCAACTGTACCTGCTCATCATCAGCTCATTGGTGTTCGCATATAGTTGCAGTCTGTTTATACAGAATACACTTA ccCACGCAAGTATGTCTCAGAGCGCCTGTGTCAGAATCATTACAGAGACTGCGAAGAGATCAATTGCAGAAGTTCGCTCAATACTTAATATCTGAGTTACCACGTCAAGTCTTACCAACGGCTCAACGTATTCTGGACGAGTTGTTGTCTGCTCAGCCCAACCAGATAAACACGACCTGTGGCGCGCCGGATCCCACCGCTGGGGCGTCCGCTTACGAGTTCACATCATGGTTTCTTGATGAGAAAACCCTGCATAATAACATCAACAAGATACTTGTGAAGTTCTGTGTGCCAACTCCAATAGTGTTCAG TGATGTGAACTATCTGAGTACCAGCGCCCCGCCAGCGGCGTCCGAGTGGTCGTCCCTGCTGCGGCCGCTCCGAGGCCGAGAGCCCGAGGGCATGTGGAACTTGCTCTCCATAGTGAGGGAGATGTTCAAACGTAGTGACAGAAACGCCATACCTCTGCTGGAGATCATCACTGAGGAGGTCATGGCTTGCGAACAG ATAATAGTATGGTGGTACAGCACTAAGGCGTCGCTGGTGGCCTGGGGCGGCGGCGGCAAGCACGGCGCCGCTGGGAACTCCGCCGCTCAGCACGCGTGCTCATCGCTGTGTGATGAA GTTGTAGTACTATGGCGACTCGCTTCATTAAACCCGGGGCTGGCGCCGCACGAGAGAGACACTCTACACGAACAGTTTGCTCAGTGGCACATCAAAGTTCTTGACAAG GTGGCAAAGAACCGTGCCAATCATAACATAAACACATCGACTTCCTCCCATCCGCGGCACTCTCGCGCGCACTCCCATCCCCCATACATCAATGGCATCAGCGAGAACGAGGTGTTCCCCGGTTTCAATCCAGCCATGGAGGCCTGCTTCCTGGAGTGGGACGACTACCAGATACCGGGGGTCACTTACACTAAGGACCTGAACCCCATGTACCACAGCCCGTTCACCATCTTCCGCCATGCCGACAAGGATAGTGTTCATCAG GTGAACTCCTCAAAGGCAGTGTTGAATAACGAAATGTCGCTCAGCTATCGGCTCACGAACCCGGACCCTTCCCATCAGGGTCACAGGACGTTGGTGCACAGACCCAATCGGATTACTGTTGACATCGCCATGCCAGGACCGTCCAGTCAG ccCTGTGGTTCTGGAGAGAGAACGAATGAAGTTCGAGACACAGGTCCTAGTGATGGGAATCATTCCAGTGTGTCATCCGAAG GTTTCTGTGAAAATGAGGAAGAGATACTCCAACAAAGCGGCGGGGACACAGATTCTCAAGAGTCCAGCTCAACGGGTGCGTCATCTGAGGACGCCGCGCGCCGCGTGTCTCACGACGACTCCGTGTCGGACGACGAGTGCAACCTTTACTACTACGATGCCGCAGCGGCGAGACGAGTTGCCGTCGAGAATACTGCTTCTGAACATTTGAATCCG AGTGCCAGTGGCAGCAACAGTCGGAACACCGTTGAGGAGTTAGGGTGGGGCTGCGGGTGGGAGGTCTCGTTCGCGCGCGCCGAGGGTCTCCACGCGCACGGACACGCGCGGGAGGCCTGCGCGCTCGGCGCCAGGCTTGCTGCGGACTTGCTGGCTAGCCCCCCGGCACTGg GAGCGGGCGGTGGTACCGGCGGCGGAGTGGGCTCGATACTGAGCGCTGCGGCTGAGGCgaggcgcgcgcggcgccgccACACGCCCTCGCTGCGCCTGTGCGCCGCCAGCCACCGCCTCTCATGCCTCGCGTCCGCCACGCTCGCTAAATGCGCCTTCCTCTGCACC GTGTTGGCAGAATTCAACGAACACCACGAGCTAGCATTCCGCGTAGGTCTATACGCGCTGGAGATGGCGCGCCCGCCCGCCAGCACCAAGGCTTTGGAAGTGAAACTGAACAACCAGGAGACTGAGCTCGTCTCTCTGCTGAAGAAACTGCCGACAGGGCCCGAACAACTGGTGCTGGCGAGGGAGAAGGCGGAGCAGTTACGCGATGGAACGCTtag GAACCGTGGACCCGCTTTGCTGCCGATCGCGCTTGCGAGTTTCTTGTTTGACGTTCTCGTTTTGTCCTCTGCTGATAAAGAGAACAAACATCCC ACAAGAGTGCCGCCAGATGAAATGTTAGGGTTCGAAGCGGCCGTGGCGGCGTTGGGCCTGAAAGCGAATGTGTCAGAGGCAGACCATCCTCTCCTCTGCGAAGGGACGAGGCGCCAGCGCGGCGAGCTGGCCCTCAATCTCCTGTCCTTCTATAAGGATGATCCTGTTAAGCTAGCAAGGATAATGAACAAg CTTCTGGACCGTGACATCCATCAGCTGACGAAGGGGCCCATGGTCAGCATGTACTACACCAACAACGCGCGCCTCGCCGCCGCCTACCGCACAGAGCCGCCCGCGTACAGCCACCAAGTTCACGCCATTCACACGCAACACTCTGCGCCTGTTGTCCCGCCACCA GTTTCAGTATGTCCGCTGGTTGGCGAAATGGATCGTATGACAGTATCTGAAAGCGGCCCGTCCCCGCCAGCAATGCCGCATTCCTCCCATCAAACGCTTCAAACGCATCAAACACATCAAACGCATCAGACGCACCAAACGCATCAAACGCACCAAACGCATCAGACGCACCCAACGCATCAAACGCACCAAACGCATCAGACGCACCAACCGCATCAGACGCACCAAACGCATCAGACGCACCAAACGCATCAGACTCACCAGACGCACACGAATACGCATCAAACGCACAACACGCATCTCCCCAGACTTAAGGATTCGAG ATACAAAGGCAAACGTTTATACCCATCGGTACCAAACCAACCGTCCGAAGCGTTAGCACACTTTATGTTCGAGTTGGCAAAGTCAGTATTGTTCAAGGCCGGTGGATCGTCTAGCACAAGTCTGTTCACACAAACCTCTTGCGCGAGGGAACATCATGGGCCGCACAG aggATTACATATGGCGGCATTTCAATTGGGTGTATACGCGTTAGGGCTACATAATTGTGTTAGCGCGAATTGGTTAAGTCGTACATATTCTTCACATGTCAGTTGGATCACAG GGCAAGCGATGGATATCGGAGCTCCTGCCATTTTATTCCTAATAGATGCCTGGGAGGGTCACCTTACCCCCCCTGAAGCTGCTGGAATAGCAGATAAG GCGTCATCGGGCTGCGATGTGCACATGGTGCGCGCGGCGGCGGAGCTGGCGCTGTCGGTGCTGCCGCACGCGCACGCGCTCAACTACAACGAGATCCAGCGCGCCGTGCTGCAGTGCAAGGAGCAGAGCGACGCCATGCTCGAGCGCGCCTGCCTCACCGTCGAGGCCGCCGCCAAAG GTGGCGGAGTGTACCCCGAGGTGCTGTACACGGTAGCACGCTACTGGCACGAGCTCTACCTGCGGCAGGCTACCGAGGAGGGGGAGGCGCTACCCGACGAGCCGGCCTACCGCGCGCTGCCGCCGGTCGCCGTGTCGCTGCCCTACCCGATACCCTACCCCTTCTTCCCCTACCCGCCGCCCGCTATCTACCAGCTGCAGGTCACGCAACCGGCGCAT TTCGGCGGCGCGGCGACGGCGCACCCAGGCGCGCAGTTCGCTCTGCCGCCGTACTTCGTGCGCGGCATCGTCACGCCCACGCACCCGCACGCGCCGCTGCCGCATCCGACCATTGCGGTCAAC CATCCTTCGCCAATTCCGCCGCCAATGCCGGCCACGATACCCACGGCCACCGTGAGCACAGTGGGGGTGAGCGGGGTGAACGCAGTGGGGGTGAACCCTGTCACGGTGGGCGCGGTGGGCGCGGTGAGCGGCGCGGTTGGGACCAACGTTGGCCTGCCGGCGCTGCCGCCTGCCCAACTGAGGAGACTGTTGGCTGCTTACCGCGTTGGCATGTTGGCGTTGGAGACGCAGGCGCGACGAGTCCACGATGACCGCCCACAGAATAAGTTTGGAAG GAACCCGCCATACGGCGAGCATGTGAAGTGGCTACTGCGCATATCCAAACGTCTCGGCGCGCAGTATTTGCACCAGTTCTGCGTGTGCGCGGTGAACTCGGTGGTGTCGCCCTTCGTGCTGTACGAGCTGTGTGTTGAGTCCGCCCATTGGCTGGCGCGCGGCGGCCCGCACCATCTCGTCATGCAGCACCTGCGGGGGACATTGGCGCCGCTAGTTCACAAGTGTCAGCAGAT GTACATTCAGTGCATACACCAGAAGTTATATCACCTGACGACCGTGGAGTACGAGGAGTTTGTTGGCATCGTGCTGTCTGCGCGCACCGCCTTCCAGCTCACGCCTGAAGGGAACACGCAGTTCAAGGAGTGGCTCGCCTCCCTGCGCAG ATCGAAATCATGCAAGAAAGACCTGTGGACGCAGCTCAACGCGGCGCTTCAAACGAACGGCAAATGA